The genomic interval GACGCTTACTTTTATATTCACCTTCGTTGAGAATCGTTTCAATTGCGTCTTCATTTGGTTTTCTTGTTTTAAGGTGTGCGTTATTTCGAATAAATTTATAGAAACCGACTCCTTGAAGTCTTGTGGTTTGCATTCCAGATCTCGATAATACTGTTATCCTGCGCGGGAACtggttttctttgcatttttcttGATTTCCCGATCTGGGCTATCCAGATCTGACAATAAGACGTAAAAGATGGAACGTATTACCAATTTCAAGATCTGGGTCTTGCTTGTTTTCATGGCGTTCGTTCACCTAGGGCACGGGTTTTACCTCCCTGGTAGTTATCCTCACAAATATGCAGTGGGGGATGCGCTGAATATGAAGGTCAATTCTTTGACTTCAATAGAGACTGAGATGCCCTTTAGCTACTACAGTTTACCATTTTGTCGGCCAAAAGATATCAAGGACAGTGCGGAGAATCTTGGCGAGCTGCTTATGGGAGATAGGATTGAGAATTCTCCATATAAGTTTAAGATGTACACGAATCAGACCGAGATTTTCCTGTGCCAAACTAAGCCTTTGTCGTCTGAGGAAACAAAACTTCTGAAAAAGAGGATTGATGAGATGTATCAGGTCAATGTGATTCTTGATAACTTACCTGCTATTCGGTATGTTCAAAAGGATGGAATTACGTTGAGGTGGACTGGTTACCTAGTTGGTGCTAAGACGCCGGATGGCTACTTTTTGTTTAATCACTTGAAATTTACAATCCTTGTACATAAATACGAGGAGCCCAATGTGGCTCATGTTATGGGTACTGGGGATGCGGCTGAGATGATACCTACCGGTGGAAACTCAGGTTCCGAAGCACCCGGGTACATGGTTGTTGGTTTTGAGGTGGATCCTTGTAGTTTCAGGCACAATACTGACTTTGTGAAGAAGTTGGACGTGTATGACAAGTACCCAGCATCAATTAAATGTGATGGGAGTGCACCTGCCATGGCTATTAAAGAGAACGAGCCACTGATTTTTACGTATGAGGTGTCATTTGTTGAGAGGGACATCAAGTGGCCTTCAAGATGGGATGCATATTTGAAAATGGAGGGAGCGAAAGTTCATTGGTTCTCGATTCTGAACTCCCTCATGGTAGTCACTTTCTTGGCCGGAATTGTTCTTGTAATATTTTTGAGGACTGTTAGGCGAGATCTTACTCGGTACGAGGAGCTCGACAAGGAAGCTCAAGCGCAGATGAATGAGGAGTTGTCTGGATGGAAACTCATTGTGGGTGATGTTTTTCGTGTGCCTACTAATCCGTCCCTTTTGTGCGTGATGGTTGGAGATGGAGTTCAGATTATTGGAATGGCTGTTGTGACGATCTTGTTTGCTGCCCTTGGATTTATGTCCCCAGCATCCCGTGGTACACTGATAACTGGTATGCTGTTTTTCTACATGATTCTTGGAATCGCTGCTGGATATGTTGCAGTTCGGATGTGGACAACTATCTTTAATGGAAATAAAACGGGATGGGTTTCAGTCTCGTGGAAGGTTGCTTGTTTCTTCCCCGGTATATCCTTCCTCATTCTTACCACTTTGAATTTCCTATTATGGGGTAGTCACAGCACAGGAGCAATTCCATTTTCATTGTTTGTCGTACTTATTTTGCTGTGGTTCTGTATCTCGGTTCCGCTTACCCTCGTTGGTGGTTACTATGGTGCAAAGGCGc from Primulina eburnea isolate SZY01 chromosome 17, ASM2296580v1, whole genome shotgun sequence carries:
- the LOC140817712 gene encoding transmembrane 9 superfamily member 11-like, producing MERITNFKIWVLLVFMAFVHLGHGFYLPGSYPHKYAVGDALNMKVNSLTSIETEMPFSYYSLPFCRPKDIKDSAENLGELLMGDRIENSPYKFKMYTNQTEIFLCQTKPLSSEETKLLKKRIDEMYQVNVILDNLPAIRYVQKDGITLRWTGYLVGAKTPDGYFLFNHLKFTILVHKYEEPNVAHVMGTGDAAEMIPTGGNSGSEAPGYMVVGFEVDPCSFRHNTDFVKKLDVYDKYPASIKCDGSAPAMAIKENEPLIFTYEVSFVERDIKWPSRWDAYLKMEGAKVHWFSILNSLMVVTFLAGIVLVIFLRTVRRDLTRYEELDKEAQAQMNEELSGWKLIVGDVFRVPTNPSLLCVMVGDGVQIIGMAVVTILFAALGFMSPASRGTLITGMLFFYMILGIAAGYVAVRMWTTIFNGNKTGWVSVSWKVACFFPGISFLILTTLNFLLWGSHSTGAIPFSLFVVLILLWFCISVPLTLVGGYYGAKAPHFEYPVRTNQIPREIPPQKYPSWLLVLGAGTLPFGTLFIELFFIMSSIWMGRVYYVFGFLLIVLMLLVVVCAEVSLVLTYMHLCVEDWKWWWKSFFASGSVALYIFLYSINYLIFDLKSLNGPVSATLYLGYSLFMVLAIMLATGTVGLLSSFWFVHYLFSSVKLD